From Erwinia pyri, a single genomic window includes:
- a CDS encoding CPBP family intramembrane glutamic endopeptidase: protein MWYLFAASLLLLSFHRRASLGLLAVALVLAAIDETLQWQAIGALVVIGAVALWRMRIKEQRTAALAGEALLLLSAVALMLHLLPGFNNLKIISGVKAGPESAPFSFYYNFDKALIPFVLLACLPTLLKRPAAAPKNRLWWLVLMLSMPLLLLVATLAGGLRVELHQPEWLGAFMLANLFFVSFAEEALFRGYLQQRVSQKLGNLWGLLIAAVVFGLAHAAGGPLLVFFAALTGLIYGLAWLWSGRVWVPTLVHFAFNLLHLLFFTYPVWQRLPG from the coding sequence ATGTGGTATCTCTTTGCCGCCTCACTGTTACTGCTCTCTTTCCACCGACGGGCTTCACTGGGGTTGCTGGCAGTGGCGCTGGTTCTGGCGGCGATCGATGAAACCCTTCAGTGGCAGGCGATCGGCGCGTTAGTTGTTATTGGGGCTGTCGCTCTCTGGCGAATGAGAATAAAAGAGCAGCGCACAGCGGCTCTCGCTGGCGAAGCGTTGCTGCTGCTCAGCGCCGTTGCGCTGATGCTGCATCTTCTCCCCGGCTTTAATAATCTGAAAATTATCAGCGGCGTTAAAGCCGGACCGGAAAGCGCCCCCTTCAGCTTTTACTACAATTTTGATAAGGCCCTGATCCCCTTTGTTCTGCTCGCCTGCCTGCCCACGCTGCTGAAACGCCCGGCTGCGGCACCCAAAAACCGGCTGTGGTGGCTGGTGCTGATGCTCTCTATGCCACTGCTGCTGCTGGTCGCCACGCTGGCTGGCGGCCTGCGCGTCGAGCTGCATCAGCCTGAATGGCTTGGCGCTTTTATGCTGGCTAACCTGTTCTTTGTCTCCTTTGCGGAGGAAGCGCTGTTTCGCGGCTATCTCCAGCAGCGCGTCAGCCAGAAGCTCGGCAATCTCTGGGGATTGTTGATTGCCGCGGTAGTGTTTGGTCTGGCGCACGCTGCTGGCGGGCCGCTGCTGGTGTTCTTTGCCGCGCTCACCGGCCTGATTTACGGCCTGGCCTGGCTCTGGAGCGGCAGAGTGTGGGTCCCCACGCTGGTGCATTTCGCCTTTAATCTGCTGCATCTGCTCTTCTTTACCTATCCGGTCTGGCAACGCCTGCCAGGATAA
- the prlC gene encoding oligopeptidase A: MTNPLLSSFTLPPFSAIKPEHVVPAVTQALADCRAAVEKAVAQGAPYSWDNLVQPLAEVDDRLGRLFSPVSHLNSVKNSPELREAYEQTLPLLSEYSTWVGQHEGLYQAYRNLKETSYAGLSTPQKKAVDNALRDFELSGIGLSKEKQQRYGEIAARLSELGSKYSNNVLDATMGWSKLITDESELSGMPESALGAAKAQAEAKEQEGWLLTLDIPSYLPVMTYCDNQALREEMYRAYATRASDQGPNAGKWDNSEVMAEELALRHELAQLLGFDSYADKSLATKMAENPAQVTDFLTDLAKRARPQAEKELEQLRAFAKKEYGIDELNPWDLTYFGEKQKQYLYAISDEQLRPYFPEERAVNGLFEVVKRIYGITAKERKDVDVYHPDVRFFDLFDESGELRGSFYLDLYARENKRGGAWMDDCVGQMRLADGSLQKPVAYLTCNFNRPLKGKPALFTHDEVTTLFHEFGHGLHHMLTRIETPGVAGISGVPWDAVELPSQFMENWCWEPEALAFISGHYETGEPLPQELLDKMLAAKNYQAALFILRQLEFGLFDFRLHAEFDPAKGAQILEMLKEIKQLVAVVPSPSWGRFPHAFSHIFAGGYAAGYYSYLWADVLAADAYSRFEEEGIFNRETGQSFLDNILTRGGSEEPMELFRRFRGREPQLDAMLEHYGIQE; the protein is encoded by the coding sequence ATGACCAATCCGTTACTTTCTTCTTTTACGCTTCCGCCGTTTTCTGCAATCAAACCCGAGCACGTGGTTCCCGCTGTGACTCAGGCACTGGCCGATTGTCGTGCGGCAGTGGAAAAAGCGGTCGCTCAAGGCGCGCCCTATAGCTGGGATAACCTGGTTCAGCCGCTGGCGGAAGTGGACGATCGCTTAGGCCGTCTTTTCTCGCCGGTCAGCCATCTGAACTCCGTGAAAAACAGCCCGGAACTGCGCGAAGCCTATGAGCAAACGCTGCCGCTGCTGTCCGAGTACAGCACCTGGGTTGGTCAGCACGAGGGCCTGTATCAGGCTTATCGCAACCTGAAAGAGACCAGCTACGCCGGACTGAGCACGCCACAGAAAAAGGCGGTGGATAATGCCCTGCGTGACTTCGAACTCTCCGGTATTGGTCTGAGCAAAGAAAAACAGCAGCGCTATGGCGAAATTGCCGCGCGCCTCTCCGAGCTGGGGTCTAAATACAGCAATAACGTGCTGGATGCCACCATGGGCTGGAGCAAGCTGATCACTGATGAGAGCGAACTCTCCGGCATGCCGGAAAGCGCACTGGGGGCGGCGAAGGCGCAGGCGGAAGCCAAAGAGCAGGAGGGCTGGCTGCTGACGCTGGATATCCCAAGCTATCTGCCGGTGATGACCTATTGCGACAATCAGGCGCTGCGCGAAGAGATGTACCGCGCCTACGCCACGCGAGCGTCCGATCAGGGGCCGAATGCGGGCAAATGGGATAACAGCGAAGTGATGGCGGAAGAGCTGGCGCTGCGTCACGAGCTGGCTCAGCTGCTGGGCTTTGACTCTTATGCGGATAAATCGCTGGCCACCAAAATGGCGGAAAATCCTGCCCAGGTGACGGACTTCCTGACCGATCTGGCCAAACGCGCCCGACCGCAGGCGGAGAAAGAGCTGGAGCAGCTGCGCGCCTTCGCGAAAAAAGAGTATGGCATTGATGAGCTGAACCCGTGGGATCTCACCTATTTCGGCGAAAAGCAGAAGCAGTACCTCTACGCCATCAGCGACGAGCAGCTTCGCCCTTACTTCCCGGAAGAGCGTGCCGTTAACGGCCTGTTCGAAGTGGTTAAGCGCATTTATGGCATTACTGCCAAAGAGCGCAAGGATGTTGACGTTTACCATCCCGACGTACGTTTCTTCGACCTGTTTGATGAGAGCGGCGAGCTGCGCGGCAGCTTCTATCTCGATCTCTATGCGCGTGAAAACAAGCGTGGCGGGGCGTGGATGGATGACTGCGTAGGCCAGATGCGCCTTGCCGACGGTTCTCTGCAAAAGCCGGTGGCTTACCTGACCTGTAACTTCAACCGTCCGCTGAAGGGCAAGCCTGCGCTGTTTACCCATGATGAGGTGACCACGCTGTTCCACGAGTTCGGCCATGGCCTGCACCATATGCTGACGCGTATCGAAACGCCGGGCGTGGCGGGCATCAGCGGGGTGCCATGGGATGCGGTGGAGCTGCCAAGCCAGTTTATGGAAAACTGGTGCTGGGAGCCGGAAGCGCTGGCGTTTATCTCCGGTCATTATGAAACGGGCGAGCCGCTGCCGCAGGAGCTGTTGGATAAAATGCTGGCGGCGAAAAACTACCAGGCGGCGCTGTTTATCCTGCGTCAGCTGGAGTTCGGCCTGTTTGACTTCCGTCTGCATGCCGAGTTTGACCCGGCCAAAGGCGCGCAAATCCTTGAGATGCTGAAAGAGATCAAACAGCTGGTAGCGGTGGTGCCAAGCCCTTCATGGGGCCGCTTCCCGCATGCCTTCAGCCATATCTTTGCCGGGGGTTATGCTGCGGGGTACTACAGCTATCTCTGGGCAGACGTGCTGGCGGCTGACGCTTACTCGCGCTTTGAAGAGGAAGGTATTTTCAACCGCGAAACAGGTCAGTCTTTCCTGGATAACATCCTGACGCGCGGGGGTTCTGAAGAGCCGATGGAGCTGTTCAGGCGCTTCCGTGGCCGTGAGCCGCAGCTGGATGCGATGCTGGAACATTACGGCATTCAGGAATAG
- the rsmJ gene encoding 16S rRNA (guanine(1516)-N(2))-methyltransferase RsmJ, with the protein MKICLVDESGAGDGALSVLAARWQLEHDADAPMALVMTATHLELRKLDEPKLGGIFVDFAEGAMAHRRRFGGGRGEAVAKAVGIKSGYLPSVIDATAGLGRDAFVLASVGCRVQMLERHPVVAALLDDGLQRGYQNAEIGGWLRERLTLIHASSLDALSEIADKPDVVYLDPMYPHKQKSALVKKEMRVFQTLVGADDDADGLLAPARRLAKKRVVVKRPDYAPPLAGVVTQSAVVTKSHRFDIYPPLQDE; encoded by the coding sequence GTGAAGATCTGTTTAGTGGATGAATCGGGCGCCGGAGACGGCGCCCTGTCTGTTTTAGCCGCCCGCTGGCAGCTGGAGCATGACGCCGACGCGCCAATGGCGCTGGTCATGACGGCAACACACCTTGAGCTGCGCAAGCTTGATGAGCCGAAACTTGGCGGAATTTTTGTAGATTTCGCGGAGGGAGCGATGGCCCACCGGCGCCGTTTTGGCGGTGGCCGGGGCGAGGCGGTGGCAAAAGCGGTAGGCATTAAAAGCGGCTATCTGCCTTCGGTGATTGATGCCACGGCGGGGCTGGGGCGCGATGCCTTTGTGCTGGCCTCAGTAGGCTGCCGCGTGCAGATGCTGGAGCGTCATCCTGTGGTGGCAGCTCTGCTGGATGACGGCCTGCAGCGCGGCTACCAGAATGCGGAAATCGGCGGCTGGCTGCGGGAACGGCTGACGCTGATCCACGCTTCAAGCCTTGACGCACTGAGCGAAATTGCCGACAAGCCCGACGTGGTTTATCTCGACCCGATGTATCCCCACAAGCAGAAAAGTGCGCTGGTGAAGAAAGAGATGCGGGTATTTCAGACGCTGGTGGGGGCGGATGACGATGCGGATGGCCTGCTGGCCCCGGCAAGGCGACTGGCGAAGAAAAGGGTGGTGGTAAAGCGTCCTGATTACGCGCCCCCGCTGGCAGGCGTGGTGACGCAGTCCGCCGTGGTGACCAAAAGCCACCGCTTTGATATCTATCCACCGCTGCAGGACGAGTAA
- the uspA gene encoding universal stress protein UspA: MSYKHILIAVDLSPESQLLVAKAVSMARPYDAKVSLIHVDVNYSDLYTGLIDVNLGDMQKRISEETHTALTGLSNSAGYPISETLSGSGDLGQVLVDAIKKYDVDLVVCGHHQDFWSKLMSSARQLINTVHIDMLIVPLRDEEDE; the protein is encoded by the coding sequence ATGTCTTACAAACACATTCTGATTGCAGTCGACCTTTCTCCGGAAAGCCAGCTGCTGGTCGCCAAAGCCGTCTCCATGGCGCGCCCGTACGATGCCAAAGTGTCACTGATCCATGTGGATGTGAACTATTCCGACCTCTATACCGGATTGATTGACGTCAACTTAGGCGATATGCAAAAACGTATCTCTGAAGAGACGCACACCGCACTGACCGGCCTCTCAAACAGCGCAGGCTACCCTATCTCTGAAACCCTGAGCGGCAGTGGCGATCTGGGCCAGGTGCTGGTCGATGCGATCAAAAAATATGATGTGGATTTGGTGGTGTGCGGTCACCATCAGGACTTCTGGAGCAAGCTGATGTCGTCGGCTCGCCAGCTGATCAATACCGTACACATTGATATGCTGATCGTGCCGCTGCGCGATGAAGAAGACGAATAA
- the uspB gene encoding universal stress protein UspB, producing the protein MISTIALFWALCVVCVVNMARYFSSLRALLVVLRGCDPLLYQYVDGAGFFTSHGQPGKQVRLVRYIWSQRYRDHHDDEFIRRCERVRGQFILTSALCGLVVISLVGLLIWH; encoded by the coding sequence ATGATCAGCACCATCGCGCTTTTCTGGGCTCTTTGTGTGGTATGTGTGGTGAATATGGCGCGCTACTTTTCCTCTTTGCGTGCGTTGTTAGTGGTGCTTCGTGGGTGCGACCCTTTGCTCTATCAATATGTGGATGGCGCGGGCTTTTTTACCTCACACGGTCAGCCCGGGAAACAGGTCCGGCTGGTGCGGTATATCTGGTCACAGCGCTATCGCGACCATCACGATGATGAGTTTATTCGCCGCTGCGAGCGGGTGCGGGGGCAGTTTATCCTGACCAGCGCGCTGTGCGGACTGGTGGTAATTAGTCTGGTTGGGCTGCTGATCTGGCATTGA
- the pitA gene encoding inorganic phosphate transporter PitA, which produces MLHLFAGLDFHTGLLLVLALLFVLFYEAINGFHDTANAVATVIYTRAMRSQVAVVMAGVFNFFGVLLGGLSVAYAIVHLLPTDLLLNVGSAHGLAMVFSMLLAAIIWNLGTWYFGLPASSSHTLIGAIIGIGLTNALITGTSVVDALNIPKMVGIFMSLVISPIVGLVLAGGLVFILRRYWSGNKKRRRIHMTPAEREKIDGKKKPPFWTRIALIVSAIGVSYSHGANDGQKGIGLIMLVLIGVAPAGFVVNMNSTGYDITRTRDAVNHLEQYYQQHADSLAHIVQMAPPVVPTPEEVPGGPKDFHCDAARALPAIQQAQGLLNNLQSYDKLTVDQRAQLRRLLMCISDTSEKASKLPGVTSDDQRFLSKLKGDLLGTIEYAPVWIIVAVALALSLGTMVGWRRVATTIGEKIGKKGMTYAQGMSAQMTAAVSIGVASYTGMPVSTTHVLSSSVAGTMLVDGGGVQSKTIKNILLAWIFTLPISILLSGSLYWIALKFVV; this is translated from the coding sequence ATGTTACATCTGTTCGCTGGTCTCGATTTTCATACTGGCTTGTTACTGGTACTCGCGCTGCTCTTTGTGCTGTTCTACGAGGCCATCAACGGCTTCCATGATACGGCCAACGCAGTCGCTACTGTGATCTATACCCGGGCAATGCGATCGCAAGTGGCGGTGGTGATGGCTGGGGTGTTCAACTTCTTTGGCGTCCTGCTGGGCGGACTGAGCGTGGCCTATGCCATTGTTCACCTGCTGCCCACCGATCTGCTGCTTAACGTAGGTTCAGCTCATGGCCTTGCCATGGTCTTCTCTATGCTGCTTGCCGCGATCATCTGGAACCTCGGCACCTGGTACTTTGGTCTGCCGGCCTCCAGCTCTCATACCCTTATCGGGGCCATCATCGGTATTGGCCTGACCAACGCACTGATTACCGGCACCTCGGTAGTAGATGCATTAAACATCCCCAAAATGGTCGGCATCTTTATGTCGCTGGTGATTTCACCGATTGTTGGCCTGGTGCTGGCTGGCGGCCTGGTATTTATCCTGCGCCGTTACTGGAGCGGGAACAAAAAGCGCCGCCGTATTCATATGACGCCTGCAGAGCGTGAAAAGATCGACGGCAAAAAGAAGCCGCCGTTCTGGACGCGGATTGCCCTGATTGTCTCTGCTATTGGCGTGAGCTACTCGCACGGTGCCAACGATGGTCAGAAAGGCATTGGTCTGATCATGCTGGTATTGATTGGCGTGGCGCCTGCCGGCTTCGTGGTCAACATGAACTCTACGGGCTACGACATCACCCGCACCCGCGACGCGGTAAACCATCTGGAGCAGTACTATCAGCAGCACGCTGATTCACTGGCCCATATTGTGCAGATGGCGCCGCCTGTGGTGCCAACGCCGGAAGAGGTGCCAGGCGGTCCGAAAGATTTCCATTGCGATGCAGCCCGTGCTCTGCCAGCGATTCAGCAAGCCCAGGGCCTGCTGAACAACCTGCAAAGCTACGATAAGCTGACGGTGGACCAGCGGGCGCAGCTTCGCCGCCTGCTGATGTGCATCTCTGACACTTCAGAAAAAGCGTCGAAACTGCCGGGCGTCACCAGTGACGATCAGCGTTTCCTCAGCAAGCTGAAAGGTGATCTGCTGGGCACGATTGAATATGCTCCGGTCTGGATTATCGTCGCCGTAGCGCTGGCGCTGTCGCTGGGAACCATGGTGGGCTGGCGTCGTGTGGCGACCACTATCGGTGAGAAGATCGGTAAGAAAGGCATGACCTATGCTCAGGGGATGTCCGCGCAGATGACGGCGGCGGTCTCTATCGGCGTGGCGAGTTATACCGGGATGCCGGTTTCAACCACTCACGTCCTCTCCTCTTCCGTTGCCGGCACCATGCTGGTTGATGGCGGCGGCGTTCAGAGCAAAACCATCAAAAATATCCTGCTTGCCTGGATATTTACGCTGCCTATCTCCATCCTGCTTTCAGGATCGCTTTACTGGATCGCGTTGAAATTTGTAGTGTAG
- a CDS encoding NAD(P)/FAD-dependent oxidoreductase, which yields MEKFDVIIIGAGAAGLFCAAQAGQRGKRVLLLDNGKKAGRKILMSGGGRCNFTNLYTEPAAYLSQNPHFCKSALARYTQWDFIDLVNRHGIAWHEKTLGQLFCDDSAQQIVDLLLKECEAGSVTLRLRSEVLSVARDEAGYTLALNGSTVQAEKLVVASGGLSMPGLGASPFGYKIAEQFGLKVFPTRAGLVPFTLHKPLLEQLQTLSGVAVPSVISAEDGTLFKEALLFTHRGLSGPAVLQLSSYWQPGEFVTINLSPERELGSFIDEEREAHPNQSLKNTLAKVLPRRLVECLQLLGSVPECTLKQLNSRQQGELVASLHQWRVQPNGTEGYRTAEVTLGGVDTSVLSSKTMEARDVPGLYFIGEVVDVTGWLGGYNFQWAWASAWACAQAL from the coding sequence GTGGAAAAGTTTGACGTTATCATCATTGGCGCTGGCGCGGCTGGCCTGTTCTGCGCAGCGCAAGCGGGGCAGCGGGGCAAGCGAGTGCTGCTGCTGGATAACGGCAAAAAAGCGGGGCGTAAAATATTGATGTCCGGCGGCGGCCGCTGTAATTTTACCAACCTCTATACCGAACCGGCCGCTTATCTTTCGCAAAACCCCCATTTCTGTAAGTCGGCACTGGCGCGGTATACCCAGTGGGACTTTATTGATCTGGTTAACCGTCACGGTATTGCCTGGCATGAAAAGACGCTGGGCCAGCTGTTCTGCGATGATTCCGCCCAGCAGATTGTGGACCTGCTGCTGAAAGAGTGTGAAGCGGGCAGCGTTACCCTGCGGCTGCGCAGCGAAGTGCTGAGCGTGGCGCGCGATGAGGCGGGCTATACGCTGGCGCTGAACGGCAGTACGGTGCAGGCGGAGAAACTGGTGGTGGCCTCCGGCGGGCTCTCGATGCCGGGTCTGGGCGCCTCGCCTTTTGGTTATAAAATTGCAGAGCAGTTTGGTCTGAAGGTCTTTCCTACCCGCGCCGGGTTGGTGCCTTTCACGCTGCACAAGCCTCTGCTGGAGCAGCTGCAAACCCTCTCCGGCGTTGCCGTCCCTTCCGTGATAAGTGCGGAAGATGGCACCCTGTTTAAAGAGGCGCTGCTGTTTACCCATCGTGGGTTATCAGGTCCGGCAGTTCTGCAATTATCGAGCTACTGGCAGCCTGGCGAGTTTGTGACGATCAACCTTTCCCCTGAGCGCGAACTCGGTAGTTTTATTGATGAAGAGCGTGAAGCCCACCCCAATCAGAGCCTGAAAAACACGCTGGCAAAAGTCCTGCCGCGCCGTCTGGTGGAGTGCCTTCAGCTGCTGGGCAGCGTACCGGAATGTACGCTGAAGCAGCTCAACAGCCGTCAGCAGGGCGAACTGGTTGCCTCGTTGCACCAGTGGCGGGTGCAGCCTAACGGTACTGAAGGCTACCGCACGGCGGAAGTGACGCTGGGTGGAGTGGATACCAGCGTGCTCTCCTCCAAGACCATGGAGGCGCGCGATGTGCCCGGCCTCTACTTCATTGGTGAAGTGGTGGACGTGACCGGCTGGCTGGGAGGCTATAATTTCCAGTGGGCCTGGGCTTCCGCCTGGGCTTGTGCTCAGGCTTTGTAA
- a CDS encoding inositol monophosphatase family protein encodes MTGTEDHALLARLALAEETARAAGQLALSWFNQRDSLIVETKKDPQDVVSQADREVEQMIDQRIRQAWAEDGFLGEESGLQSGTSGYTWVVDPIDGTSPFLNGMPSWCVSIAVLFEGEPVIGVIYAPCYDECYVAASGMGATLNGRKLQVDPARTLQNHVVGFGANSYVSPQAVGELLAALLSKGGNFIRIGSGALMLAWVAAGRVVGYFEPYMHAWDCLAGYCLVKEAGGWYLPFDTAGERLTKGAKVLAVAPGAQQELREIMGV; translated from the coding sequence ATGACCGGAACAGAAGATCACGCGCTACTGGCGCGCCTTGCACTGGCAGAAGAAACGGCGCGGGCCGCAGGCCAGCTGGCATTAAGCTGGTTTAATCAGCGCGACAGCCTGATTGTGGAAACTAAAAAAGATCCTCAGGATGTGGTTTCACAGGCCGACCGTGAAGTTGAGCAGATGATTGACCAGCGTATTCGTCAGGCCTGGGCAGAAGATGGCTTTCTGGGGGAGGAGTCTGGCCTGCAATCCGGTACGTCAGGCTATACGTGGGTGGTGGATCCCATTGACGGCACCAGCCCGTTTCTTAACGGCATGCCGAGCTGGTGCGTATCGATAGCGGTGCTCTTTGAAGGCGAACCGGTTATTGGGGTGATTTATGCCCCCTGCTACGACGAATGTTACGTTGCGGCGTCAGGCATGGGAGCCACCTTAAATGGCCGCAAGTTGCAGGTTGATCCTGCGCGCACCTTGCAAAATCATGTAGTTGGCTTTGGGGCTAACAGTTACGTTTCACCGCAGGCCGTGGGCGAACTGCTGGCGGCGCTGCTGAGCAAAGGCGGGAACTTTATCCGTATCGGCTCCGGCGCACTGATGCTGGCCTGGGTCGCTGCTGGTCGGGTTGTCGGCTATTTCGAACCCTATATGCACGCGTGGGATTGCCTGGCCGGATACTGCCTGGTGAAAGAGGCGGGCGGCTGGTATTTGCCTTTTGATACCGCAGGCGAGCGGCTGACTAAGGGCGCAAAAGTGCTGGCCGTGGCACCGGGCGCGCAACAGGAGTTAAGAGAGATCATGGGCGTGTAA
- a CDS encoding ABC transporter ATP-binding protein: MSIVTAGTVVFEQVSKRFAGFDAIPDLSLTVEAGTLVTLLGPSGCGKTTTLRLLAGLEHPTSGRILIGGKEVTHLPANERDVAMVFQSYALFPHMSALENVMYGLLSGGLRKREAQDRAREGLKLVGLEQQGNRLPSELSGGQQQRIAVARALVLEPQVLLLDEPLSNLDERLRRRVRTDIRDLQQRLGFTAVYVTHDQEEALAVSDKIIVMKEGEIAQQGAPDTLYHSPNSVFIADFMGEANILPCEVDTTDGEYAQVSVGNQRYRVRSSGAKPGKAQLSIRPQYITLNSGGAGALAGQIVHATWLGDHIEYEVSTPLGALFIIDSQMEQILPLAAHVNVDFKPQGLALIAS; the protein is encoded by the coding sequence ATGAGCATCGTTACCGCAGGAACAGTGGTGTTTGAGCAGGTTTCCAAGCGCTTCGCCGGTTTTGACGCTATACCCGATCTTTCATTAACCGTGGAGGCGGGCACGCTGGTGACCCTTCTCGGCCCTTCGGGCTGCGGTAAAACCACCACCCTGCGCTTGCTGGCCGGGCTGGAGCACCCCACATCAGGGCGTATCCTGATTGGCGGTAAAGAGGTCACGCATCTTCCCGCCAACGAGCGCGACGTAGCGATGGTGTTTCAGTCTTATGCGCTGTTTCCTCATATGTCAGCCCTGGAAAATGTTATGTACGGACTGCTGTCGGGCGGCCTGCGTAAGCGGGAAGCGCAGGATCGCGCCAGAGAGGGACTAAAGCTGGTCGGGCTGGAGCAGCAGGGAAACCGGCTGCCGTCAGAGCTTTCCGGCGGGCAGCAGCAGCGTATCGCCGTGGCGCGTGCGCTGGTGCTGGAGCCGCAGGTACTGTTGCTGGATGAGCCGCTTTCAAATCTGGATGAGCGTCTGCGCCGTCGCGTACGCACCGATATTCGCGACCTGCAGCAGCGGCTGGGCTTTACCGCCGTCTACGTCACCCATGACCAGGAAGAGGCGCTGGCGGTCTCCGATAAAATTATCGTGATGAAGGAGGGCGAAATTGCACAGCAGGGCGCGCCCGATACGCTCTACCACTCGCCAAACTCGGTATTTATTGCCGACTTTATGGGAGAAGCTAATATTCTGCCCTGTGAAGTTGACACCACAGACGGCGAGTACGCCCAGGTAAGCGTGGGCAACCAGCGCTATCGGGTACGCAGCAGTGGCGCGAAACCGGGTAAAGCGCAGCTTTCCATAAGACCCCAATATATTACGCTCAACTCAGGCGGCGCAGGAGCGCTGGCAGGGCAAATCGTGCATGCAACCTGGCTGGGTGACCATATCGAATATGAAGTCAGTACGCCGCTTGGCGCGCTGTTTATTATTGACAGCCAGATGGAGCAGATATTACCGCTGGCTGCCCACGTCAATGTGGATTTCAAACCGCAGGGCCTGGCATTAATCGCCTCTTAA